The Brasilonema sennae CENA114 genome includes a region encoding these proteins:
- the ispE gene encoding 4-(cytidine 5'-diphospho)-2-C-methyl-D-erythritol kinase, with protein MRSYTLIAPAKINLHLEILGARADGYHELVMILQSIDLSDEISVQASDRQAIRVRCDHPEVPADKSNIAYKAANLMATEFPAAFAKYGGVDITINKRIPVAAGLAGGSTNAAAVLVGIDLLWNLGLTQSELEELGAQLGSDVPFCVGGGTAIATGRGEQLSALPSLNNIYIVLAKYRSLAVSTPWAYKSYREQFGDSYLNDIHSLSERAAAIHSGPIVKAILNKDATEIAQKLHNDLERVVLPEYPQVLQLRETFASAGVLGTMMSGSGPSVFAICESQQQAEQVKLRVRETIPDEDLELFVTRMTSHGIQIASSV; from the coding sequence ATGCGTTCTTACACCCTTATCGCCCCTGCCAAAATTAACTTACATCTGGAAATTCTTGGTGCGCGTGCTGATGGATATCATGAGTTAGTCATGATACTTCAAAGTATAGATTTATCTGACGAAATTTCTGTACAAGCGAGCGATAGACAAGCTATCCGCGTTCGTTGCGACCATCCGGAAGTACCCGCAGATAAAAGTAATATTGCATACAAAGCTGCGAATCTTATGGCGACAGAGTTTCCAGCCGCTTTTGCCAAATATGGCGGTGTTGATATCACCATCAATAAGCGCATACCTGTAGCCGCTGGGTTAGCTGGAGGTTCGACGAATGCAGCAGCGGTGCTGGTAGGAATAGATTTACTCTGGAATTTAGGGCTAACTCAGTCAGAGTTAGAGGAATTGGGAGCACAACTCGGTTCAGATGTGCCGTTTTGTGTGGGCGGTGGAACAGCGATCGCCACAGGAAGAGGTGAGCAACTATCTGCGCTTCCCAGTTTAAACAACATATATATAGTATTAGCTAAATACCGTAGTCTTGCAGTCTCTACCCCTTGGGCATACAAAAGCTATCGAGAACAATTTGGTGATTCCTATCTTAATGATATCCACAGTTTGAGCGAACGTGCAGCAGCCATACACTCTGGACCAATAGTCAAAGCGATCCTGAATAAGGACGCAACGGAAATTGCTCAAAAGCTGCATAATGATTTAGAGCGCGTGGTGTTACCAGAGTATCCGCAAGTCTTACAATTGCGGGAGACATTTGCTAGCGCTGGTGTTTTGGGGACAATGATGTCTGGTTCTGGTCCTAGTGTATTTGCTATTTGCGAGTCGCAACAGCAGGCTGAACAAGTGAAGCTTCGTGTGAGGGAGACTATTCCTGATGAAGATTTAGAATTGTTTG
- the rsmA gene encoding 16S rRNA (adenine(1518)-N(6)/adenine(1519)-N(6))-dimethyltransferase RsmA, whose product MIEKEFQKVRPRKVFAQHWLKSEKALNEIIQASELQSTDCVLEIGPGTGILTRRLLPLVQSLLAVEIDRDLCDRLTKQVGRQENFLLVQGDFLELDLPSLLSPFAAFGKQNKVVANIPYNITGPILEKLLGTISNPNPQPYDLIVLLVQKEVAERLVAKPSSRAFGALSVRVQYLAKCELISTVPAGAFQPPPKVDSAIVRLVPRLVEPPATDTRQLETLVKFGFGSKRKMLRNNLQAVVERDRLSQLLEKLEINPQARAEDLSVSQWVTLANELLVLSDES is encoded by the coding sequence ATGATAGAAAAAGAGTTTCAAAAAGTAAGACCACGCAAAGTCTTTGCACAGCATTGGCTCAAAAGTGAAAAAGCTCTTAACGAAATTATTCAAGCTTCTGAGTTACAATCTACTGACTGCGTTCTGGAAATTGGTCCTGGTACAGGGATTCTGACTCGCCGTCTATTACCTTTGGTACAATCTTTGCTTGCAGTGGAAATAGACCGGGATTTGTGCGATCGCCTAACAAAACAAGTCGGACGCCAAGAAAATTTCTTACTTGTGCAAGGAGATTTTCTAGAACTAGATTTACCTTCCTTATTATCACCTTTTGCGGCGTTTGGCAAGCAGAATAAAGTTGTAGCTAATATTCCTTACAATATTACAGGACCAATTCTAGAAAAACTTTTGGGGACAATTAGTAACCCAAACCCCCAACCTTATGACTTGATAGTACTGTTGGTACAAAAAGAAGTTGCCGAAAGGCTGGTCGCAAAACCAAGCTCAAGAGCATTTGGGGCGCTATCAGTACGAGTGCAGTATTTAGCAAAGTGCGAGTTAATTTCTACTGTCCCGGCTGGAGCATTCCAGCCACCACCCAAAGTAGACTCAGCAATCGTGCGCTTAGTTCCACGTCTTGTGGAACCACCAGCCACAGATACGCGACAATTAGAAACTTTGGTGAAGTTCGGCTTTGGATCAAAACGTAAAATGTTACGAAATAATTTGCAAGCGGTCGTCGAGCGCGATCGCCTGTCACAATTACTGGAAAAATTAGAAATAAACCCTCAAGCTCGCGCTGAAGACCTCAGCGTTAGTCAATGGGTAACTCTAGCAAATGAGTTGTTAGTACTGAGTGATGAGTCCTGA